CTGATACtagataatttacaaaaatcagGCAACGCAACGGCTCTAGACAAATCAAAACAAAGATGGTTGATTCACTGGCATACTCTAGAAGAATGGGGTAATATTGTCTATACCTGGGCACAAGACAATGGATTCATCAACAGCGTTTGCACACTATTTGAATTAACTCAAGGAGAAAATACTGTCGATCAAGgtcagaaataaattaatataacttGTTGtcggtatttaaataatttattcataataaatattaattgtttattttaaataaattacagaaTTTTATGGACTTGACACCGAAGTTATTTTGAGATCACTTAGAACATTAGAACCACAAGGTAAagctgaattaattatttttgatgataatcagggcgttaaatttttctaattattataattaattaattttaataaacaacaatttattttatcgataaaatgtctttattcttttacaattttcgtacacattaattattaatacattaaaaaaaaaaaaaagaaaatataattaatatttattacagttcataaaattaaaaatattagcacCATTAATCagcattttaattaatatattaattataaaataaatcgaaCATTTAGacgataaagaaaaaaattaagcatcgatatattttaagtaattaattacagtatatatttatttaaataaaaaatcaaaaatcgccattggaatatttttatcggcttaattaaatattaattaagtttttaataaactgaACACATCTATCTAATTAATAggtatcgaaaatatttaaatgtctactttatatatttttattgtatgtacatagtataaatttttttaaaaattattttgttcccATGACGTTCTTTGGCggttatttagtttattattttaacagacTGGGggctttgatatttttttttattaattattaatttaaataaaagcccgtaatttttttttaaatttgattatttatgactcaattatatttttaaaatatttaacacgaGTTTTGATTTATGAATACAATGGCAGTtgaagaatttatttaatatatgaatatatataaattttaagtaccgTTAGTACTCATATTGTGTATAATTAATTGAGtgaataaacttttaattaacagATAATTACAATAAGACATCAGTAAACTCGTGGATAATTCTTGTtgcgtattaaaaaatatggcaAGATAAatgagtatttaaatatttatatttcttattattttaaagaaatagTAACTGGTAAATTAGCACCGGAACGATGCTTACGATGTAAGTATCTTGCAGGACTCAATAAATATCCGTATggataatcaaaattttaaacattataatgtataatatttaaaaataatattatctatatttatttatttatacttcgGTTTTACTCAAGTGCGTAAGTTCAACAGCTTCCTCTTGCTGTTTTGCTGTGGCTGCATCGAGCTCACCTCTGctcattttttcaataatacaAGCCCCAAGTGCGTCACAAACTACGTTTATTGTCGTTCTGAATCGGTCTCTGCAAttcaataaacaattaaacaaaatcatAATTACTGGCTATCAGTAAgtaatattatcaattaaaatatttatcaggaAAGTTTTATGTAGAGTACTCAAgtggaaaattaaataaagtcgatcgaaatttgtttttacaaACATTACCGACAATTCAATTACTAACACAATCATCAggctaaatattttattcaacccaagactttgattaattttaaattcaaataaaatataataattaacttacaaAAGCCAATCAACggcaataattattgatacatCTTCAGCTGGTAAACCAACGGTATCAAGTACCATGACCATTGTCACTAAACCAGCTTGAGGAATACCTGCAGCTCCTATACTGGCAGCAGTTGCTGTAACACTTTATTTacaaattgattaattaattaattaattaaatgactataatataattaattaattaattattcattgtaATTTACCTTACACCTATAACTTTACTTAATGACATTTCAATTCCTCTGActtgtgaaataaaaatagctgCGACAGCTTCATACAATGCAGTACCATCCATATTAATTGTCGCACCAATTGGTACAACAAATCTTGTGATTCTTGGATCCAGGCCCATATCATCGAGACACTGGAGCGTGATTGGAAGAGTCGCGGAactgataaaaattcgaaaggaaaaaaaaaataaatgaaaggaaaaaaattaattgggaTTATTTAAAGTGAAAGTTAATCGacggatataaataaatatatatatatattatgtgtGAAAAGGTCATTGTACCTCGAAGCTGTCCCGAAAGCCGTAACAGCTACTTGACCCATTTGACTTATGGCTTTGAATGGAAGTTCTCGTGTGCATACGAAGTAGATCACTGATAATGTCCCGAACCCGTGGATGAATAACCCTAGCAGTACTGTCATAAAGTACCACCCCAGTGTTCCCACCACTGCTCCGAAGTCGTTAATCTCCAAGAGCTTCGAGGCTACCAAGAACATAACACCGAGCGGCGAAATcctttggaataaaatttgtttttattcaagGATTCTGGATTTCTATTTAAATGCAGAGTTAAGTTTTAagtttaaacttaaaattttattacttaccaTATTACCCAATTGGTAATTATCATCATTGCGTCAGCGAgcgaagtaaaaaaatccaaaagtggcTTTCCCTGTTCTCCCATCTTGCCGATCGTTATGCCCATAATAATTCCGAATATTACCAGACCCAGTGTGTTGGTACCGTCACCATAAGAATGACTAATTTTCCAGTCGTACATACTCTCCactaaaataatcaatttatttatttatttattaaaaattaaatattttattgcagttaaattatcaataccccccttatgtatttatttatatcttgTTATGATCATGACTATTTATACAATGACcttgattaatatatataaagatgCTATACtatattaattgtaaaaatatatatatgtataattttaattaaattacctcCAGTCatattttttggataaatCAAGTCCGTTTGATACTGtaacagtaaatatttattttaattattatttatatacaatagtACAAATTTCGTCTTATAAACACGTGCGATAAGCACatgtcaagaaaaaaaatatatatccttataactatttataaaaatacaaagtaATCAATTAACTTAATTCAAGTGGTttgtaatcatttttattaatttatgtataaatatttactcacGTATTTTGTACATGCTTGAACTAAATTCGATGGGAAAATGTTTctgaaaaacaatttaaaaatataataaaaaatatttaaaaaataatagaggATTAGAAatattgatgataaatttaccTGACTAAATCTAGAAGGGTATCGGTGGTTGTGATATTTCTCGGTGGCTTGTAATCGCCGGGCTCTGTTATGAAAACACCATTTGGGTCACTTATAACACCAGGCCGAATTAATAGTACGAGAATAATTCCTAGGGTTACTGCTGTTATTGTTGTCGTGCCGTAGTAATACACCGATCGCATACCAATTTTTCCtgtaattcatatatttttttgttattaaactatcggtatataaatatatatatgtttacttgtataataattttgaagaaGCTTTATCAGAGTGGAGTACGATAAGATTTccgtataaaaaatatcaactaTCAGTTATCTATTGAAAAATACGTTACATAATTATCTCGAGTTCTCGAGGCTATGAGAACTGATAACTGATTTATGATTCATTATTAGTAATTCGATTGGTcgggttatttttattgtttaattttctaaGGACGTACCAGATAAACTGAGATCCAGACTTCCGATGGCGGCGACGATACTCCCGACGATCAGAGGAAGTATAAGAGCTTTTAGCATCCGAAGAAAGAGATCTCCAGCGAAATTAACGTACATTATCTCACGTTGGGTCCATGGTGTTGTTTTTGATGCTCGTAATATAAATCCGAGCGCAACACCAGCCAATACACCCGCGACTGTCAGcaaagtcaataaattttcagacaTGCAACTCTTCCATCTCTTTGGTCgggccatttttatttttatttatctgaaataatttacgtacaattattagttataaaaatatctaccTATTAAATATCACATGTAtgattgtatatatatatgatcgaAAAATTGTTTGGTGCAATctaatatttgaattgtttgccaaatattttatttcataatttatctgcactattatttttatttataatatatatgactGTAATTCCgcaataataagttttttaattgcatattagtaaaaatataaattataaatctatttattgttatttttattatttatttaataaaccgcCTAAaaccttttaaattttaagttataataataatatagacatatatttttgtaatatatattaataatgttaCGAAATCCCGagcgattttttaaatttaaattaaaaggttgagaaaatttttttttcataattcgtCCTAAAATATTCTGGATAATGAACATACGAAAATTTTGCAAGATAACGGagtataatatatgtatatttatataaatttttgattaaaccactataaaaaaaaataggtcaatgatttcgataattttttgcttcgataaatgaaaataagtatatcttaattacatataaattaaacattttcaataattatttttatgactctattgattatttaataatatatgcaTATTTTGTTGGCTCGTACGATCAAAGGTTAACAgaaagtcattaaaaaaaaaagtatcgaaTAAAATCCTTTTAAGATTAATTACTGCTGacataaaatagttttttttgttttagatAATATTCAAACTTTATCTCCATTCGCAGTACgcatatgattaaaaataacatcaacataattattttacatttcatccaatttaatgttaaaaaatatataaatatatatatgttgctttattattaaagatGCTCAGCGTTAAcggattttaaataaatt
The DNA window shown above is from Microplitis mediator isolate UGA2020A chromosome 1, iyMicMedi2.1, whole genome shotgun sequence and carries:
- the LOC130671385 gene encoding vacuolar protein-sorting-associated protein 25, whose amino-acid sequence is MSEIEWPWQYSFPPFFTLQPHAETKEKQLSAWTSLVLNYYQTTKQSTLDTREIHSSPLFNNTAIKRKLSPEVVQLILDNLQKSGNATALDKSKQRWLIHWHTLEEWGNIVYTWAQDNGFINSVCTLFELTQGENTVDQEFYGLDTEVILRSLRTLEPQGKAELIIFDDNQGVKFF
- the LOC130671362 gene encoding excitatory amino acid transporter 3 — encoded protein: MARPKRWKSCMSENLLTLLTVAGVLAGVALGFILRASKTTPWTQREIMYVNFAGDLFLRMLKALILPLIVGSIVAAIGSLDLSLSGKIGMRSVYYYGTTTITAVTLGIILVLLIRPGVISDPNGVFITEPGDYKPPRNITTTDTLLDLVRNIFPSNLVQACTKYYQTDLIYPKNMTGVESMYDWKISHSYGDGTNTLGLVIFGIIMGITIGKMGEQGKPLLDFFTSLADAMMIITNWVIWISPLGVMFLVASKLLEINDFGAVVGTLGWYFMTVLLGLFIHGFGTLSVIYFVCTRELPFKAISQMGQVAVTAFGTASSSATLPITLQCLDDMGLDPRITRFVVPIGATINMDGTALYEAVAAIFISQVRGIEMSLSKVIGVSVTATAASIGAAGIPQAGLVTMVMVLDTVGLPAEDVSIIIAVDWLLDRFRTTINVVCDALGACIIEKMSRGELDAATAKQQEEAVELTHLSKTEV